A genomic window from Sphingomonas taxi includes:
- the gspD gene encoding type II secretion system secretin GspD, producing the protein MKTVPMKTLASALLLSTAALALPTTALAQTTLNVRDADIRAFIADAAKVTGRTFIIDARVNGKVTVVTDRPLSRSEYFETFLSTLRANGLVAVPTGNGAFRIQPIDNAASQPSRIGSAGANRNSFVTEIVRLRSIDATQAIETVRPLVSAQGSVSANRGSNSLVVVDFGDNIRRIREVLRRVDADNASTRVVALKNASAKEIAAALQGLATGAPGGQGGGGAQGGVGTSVTAVDSSNSVIIRGDANSVARLVQVAQDLDQKAKNGTEIRVVFLENADAAQLLPVLQQLVGQTPDAVQETQLSRTQTGFGSSTGGSGGQSQQRQVTQAPVQQPSGGGSANGPNQPAITTQGGRTAAVVTRFQGANAIVIAAPADIQRQLADVVRQLDTRREQVLIEGIVAEVSDSTVNKLGAQFVLANPSGGAFAASTFSNSAPNILQIAGAIGARELSNNTTTTVANGVVTTVTNNTASDTLTQSALNSILSSTGGFGGFGGKIGDVLFGAIINAVKSDTTSNLLQVPHLVTVDNQEAHSLVGQEIPITTGQALSNNFDNTFRTTQRENVGIELTARPQVNSSGTVKLNLRLEVSSIAGPVSSDNSDLILNKREIETTLTVDEGQIAVMGGLLSDEERRTIEKIPLLGDIPVLGNLFKSKAKSRNKTNLMIFIRPTILRSAADSRRVAEQRYGYIRLQQGLQSPNEEPSIDQLVRDYLGAAPPIPSAPIPGNIEDPRIAVPIQHNTTKVIRPRDR; encoded by the coding sequence ATGAAGACGGTTCCCATGAAGACGCTCGCCTCCGCCCTGCTGCTGTCCACCGCCGCGCTCGCGCTGCCGACGACGGCGCTGGCCCAGACCACGCTCAACGTCCGCGACGCCGACATCCGCGCCTTCATCGCCGACGCCGCCAAGGTGACGGGCCGCACCTTCATCATCGACGCGCGCGTCAACGGCAAGGTGACGGTGGTCACCGACCGGCCGCTCAGCCGCTCCGAATATTTCGAGACCTTCCTGTCGACGCTGCGCGCCAACGGCCTCGTCGCGGTGCCGACCGGCAACGGTGCCTTCCGCATCCAGCCGATCGACAATGCCGCCTCGCAGCCGAGCCGCATCGGGTCGGCCGGCGCCAACCGCAACAGCTTCGTCACCGAGATCGTCCGCCTCCGCTCGATCGACGCGACGCAGGCGATCGAGACGGTGCGCCCGCTGGTCAGCGCGCAAGGGTCGGTCAGCGCCAATCGCGGCTCGAACAGCCTCGTCGTCGTCGATTTCGGCGACAACATCCGCCGTATCCGCGAGGTGCTGCGCCGCGTCGATGCCGACAATGCCTCGACCCGCGTCGTCGCGCTCAAGAACGCCAGCGCGAAGGAGATCGCCGCCGCCCTGCAGGGCCTCGCCACCGGCGCGCCCGGCGGGCAGGGCGGCGGCGGTGCGCAGGGCGGCGTCGGCACCAGCGTCACCGCGGTCGACAGCAGCAATTCGGTCATCATCCGCGGCGACGCCAACAGCGTCGCGCGCCTCGTCCAGGTCGCGCAGGACCTCGACCAGAAAGCGAAGAACGGCACCGAGATCCGCGTCGTCTTCCTTGAGAATGCCGACGCCGCGCAATTGCTCCCCGTGCTCCAGCAGCTCGTCGGCCAGACCCCCGATGCGGTGCAGGAGACGCAGCTTTCGCGCACCCAGACCGGCTTCGGCAGCAGCACCGGCGGCAGCGGCGGCCAGAGCCAGCAGCGTCAGGTGACGCAGGCACCGGTCCAGCAGCCGAGCGGCGGCGGCAGCGCCAACGGCCCCAACCAGCCTGCGATCACCACCCAGGGCGGGCGTACCGCCGCGGTCGTCACCCGGTTCCAGGGCGCGAACGCGATCGTCATCGCCGCGCCCGCCGATATCCAGCGGCAATTGGCCGACGTCGTCCGCCAGCTCGACACCCGCCGCGAACAGGTGCTGATCGAGGGGATCGTCGCCGAAGTCTCCGATTCGACGGTCAACAAGCTCGGCGCGCAATTCGTCCTCGCGAACCCGTCGGGCGGCGCCTTCGCGGCCTCGACCTTCTCGAACAGCGCGCCCAACATCCTCCAGATCGCCGGCGCGATCGGCGCGCGCGAACTGTCGAACAACACCACGACGACGGTCGCGAACGGCGTTGTCACCACCGTGACCAACAATACCGCGTCCGATACGCTCACCCAGTCGGCGCTCAATTCGATCCTCAGCTCGACCGGCGGTTTCGGCGGCTTCGGCGGCAAGATCGGCGACGTCCTGTTCGGCGCGATCATCAACGCGGTGAAGAGCGATACGACGTCGAACCTGTTGCAGGTCCCGCATCTGGTGACGGTCGACAATCAGGAAGCGCACAGCCTCGTCGGCCAGGAAATTCCGATCACCACCGGCCAGGCGCTGTCGAACAATTTCGACAACACCTTCCGCACCACGCAGCGCGAGAATGTCGGCATCGAGCTGACCGCGCGGCCGCAAGTCAATTCGTCCGGCACGGTCAAGCTCAACCTGCGCCTCGAGGTCAGCTCGATCGCCGGCCCGGTGTCGAGCGACAACAGCGACCTCATCCTCAACAAGCGTGAGATCGAGACGACGCTGACCGTCGACGAGGGCCAGATCGCGGTGATGGGCGGCCTGCTCAGCGACGAGGAGCGCCGCACGATCGAGAAGATCCCGCTGCTCGGCGACATCCCGGTGCTCGGCAACCTGTTCAAGTCGAAGGCCAAGTCGCGCAACAAGACCAACCTCATGATCTTCATCCGCCCGACGATCCTGCGCAGCGCCGCCGACAGCCGCCGGGTCGCCGAGCAGCGCTACGGCTACATCCGCCTGCAACAGGGGCTGCAATCGCCCAATGAGGAGCCGTCGATCGACCAGCTGGTCCGCGACTATCTCGGCGCCGCACCGCCGATCCCCTCGGCACCGATCCCCGGCAACATCGAGGACCCGCGCATCGCGGTGCCGATCCAGCACAATACGACGAAGGTCATCCGCCCGAGGGACCGATGA
- a CDS encoding type II secretion system protein N: MRLKLDARTRRLLRRLPVVNVYSLAELILIAGLATQSARLVWTLVTPVSPLGDWRPAAVTVPGRPYDVLAGFDPFFRLGGPQQGPATVTSLQLTLFGIRVDEASGRGSAILAGPDNVQKSVAVGEEIQPGVRLKAVAFDHITIDRGGTAEDLFLVQSDAPAGAQPAALGAPGTPPAPPSPGTGAPAAIRANQIRNEIGFIPRIDSGRISGLVVRSQGSGALFRNAGLRDGDVVTAIGGRPVSGPQDLDRVTADFAGGGNIPITVERGSQTLALAITIAPN, encoded by the coding sequence ATGCGCTTGAAACTCGACGCGCGCACGCGGCGCCTTTTGCGCCGCTTGCCCGTCGTGAACGTCTATTCGCTGGCCGAGCTGATCCTGATCGCAGGACTGGCGACGCAGAGCGCGCGACTGGTGTGGACGCTCGTCACGCCGGTGTCGCCGCTCGGCGACTGGCGCCCGGCGGCGGTCACCGTGCCCGGCCGCCCCTATGACGTGCTCGCCGGGTTCGATCCCTTCTTCCGGCTCGGCGGGCCGCAACAGGGGCCGGCGACCGTCACCTCGCTCCAGCTGACGCTGTTCGGCATCCGCGTCGACGAGGCGTCGGGCCGCGGCTCGGCGATCCTCGCCGGTCCCGACAACGTCCAGAAGAGCGTCGCGGTCGGCGAGGAGATCCAGCCCGGCGTCCGATTGAAGGCGGTCGCCTTCGACCATATCACCATCGATCGCGGCGGCACCGCCGAGGATCTGTTCCTCGTCCAGTCCGACGCGCCCGCCGGCGCCCAGCCCGCCGCGCTCGGCGCCCCCGGCACGCCGCCCGCGCCGCCGTCGCCCGGCACCGGCGCCCCCGCGGCGATCCGCGCCAATCAGATCCGCAACGAGATCGGCTTCATCCCGCGCATCGATTCGGGCCGCATCTCCGGGCTCGTCGTCCGCTCGCAGGGGTCGGGCGCGCTGTTCCGCAACGCCGGCCTGCGCGACGGCGACGTCGTCACCGCGATCGGCGGCCGGCCGGTCAGCGGCCCGCAGGACCTCGACCGCGTCACCGCCGATTTCGCCGGCGGCGGCAACATCCCCATCACCGTCGAACGTGGGTCGCAGACGCTTGCGCTCGCCATCACGATCGCGCCCAATTGA
- a CDS encoding ATP-binding cassette domain-containing protein: MSFEIRVEKRLGEASVALDLHAGEGLTVLFGPSGIGKTSVLNMVAGLLRPDAGRIVVAGRTLFDSAQGIDVAPEHRRAGYVFQDPRLFPHRRVRANLLYGAADDSGLAATVAMLGIGHLLDRWPRTLSGGEARRVAIGRALLSDPAFLLLDEPLSSLDRSRRGEIMDALLRVRDEAGLPILMVTHDPEEAERLGTRIVTV; encoded by the coding sequence ATGTCCTTTGAGATCCGCGTCGAGAAGCGGCTCGGCGAGGCCTCGGTCGCGCTCGACCTGCATGCGGGCGAGGGGCTCACCGTCCTCTTCGGCCCGTCGGGGATCGGCAAGACGAGCGTGCTCAACATGGTCGCCGGCCTGCTCCGCCCCGATGCCGGCCGCATAGTCGTCGCCGGCCGCACGCTGTTCGATTCGGCGCAAGGGATCGACGTCGCCCCCGAGCACCGCCGCGCCGGCTACGTCTTCCAGGACCCGCGGCTGTTCCCGCATCGCCGCGTCCGCGCCAACCTCCTCTACGGCGCCGCGGACGACAGCGGCCTCGCCGCCACCGTCGCGATGCTCGGCATCGGCCACCTGCTCGACCGCTGGCCGCGCACCCTGTCGGGCGGCGAGGCGCGCCGCGTCGCGATCGGCCGCGCGCTGCTCAGCGACCCCGCCTTCCTGCTGCTCGACGAGCCCTTGTCGTCGCTCGACCGGTCGCGCCGCGGCGAGATCATGGACGCGCTGCTCCGCGTCCGCGACGAGGCCGGCCTGCCGATCCTGATGGTCACCCACGATCCCGAGGAAGCCGAACGGCTCGGCACCCGCATCGTCACCGTATGA
- the modB gene encoding molybdate ABC transporter permease subunit, which translates to MLSPAEWTIVALSLKVGGVAMAAVLPLAFALAWLLARGRFPGKLLLDALVHLPLVVPPVVIGWLLLLAFGPNGPLGSLLEHWFGVTVLFRWTGAAIAAAIMALPLMVRAMRLSIEAVDRRLESAARTLGAGPWRVFWTLTLPLSLPGILAGAVLGFARSIGEFGATITFVSNVPGETQTLPLAIYSALQQPGAEATVWRLSAMSVALSLAALLISELLTRRVRRGLHVL; encoded by the coding sequence ATGCTGTCGCCCGCCGAATGGACGATCGTCGCGCTGTCGCTCAAGGTCGGCGGCGTCGCGATGGCGGCGGTGCTGCCGCTCGCCTTCGCGCTGGCGTGGCTGCTCGCGCGCGGGCGCTTTCCCGGCAAATTGCTGCTCGACGCGCTCGTCCATCTGCCGTTGGTGGTGCCGCCGGTCGTGATTGGCTGGCTGCTGCTGCTCGCCTTCGGCCCCAACGGCCCGCTCGGCAGCCTGCTCGAACATTGGTTCGGCGTGACCGTCCTGTTTCGCTGGACCGGCGCGGCGATCGCTGCGGCGATCATGGCGCTGCCGCTGATGGTGCGCGCGATGCGGCTGTCGATCGAGGCGGTCGACCGCCGCCTCGAAAGCGCCGCGCGCACGCTCGGCGCCGGGCCGTGGCGGGTGTTCTGGACGCTGACCCTGCCGCTCAGCCTGCCCGGAATCCTCGCCGGCGCGGTGCTCGGCTTCGCGCGCTCGATCGGCGAATTCGGCGCGACGATCACCTTCGTCTCCAACGTGCCGGGCGAGACGCAGACGCTGCCGCTCGCCATCTATTCCGCGCTCCAGCAGCCCGGTGCCGAGGCGACCGTCTGGCGCCTGTCCGCCATGTCGGTCGCGCTCAGCCTCGCCGCGCTGCTGATCTCCGAACTGCTCACCCGCCGCGTCCGCCGGGGCCTGCATGTCCTTTGA
- the modA gene encoding molybdate ABC transporter substrate-binding protein, whose translation MIRSLLLLSLAIAAPAAAQRKPPLVLAAASLQESMNAAADAWAKQGHPRPVVSFAASSALARQIEAGGAADLFVSADQEWMDALAAKRLIVASSRVTFLGNRLVVVAAKGNPVRIPVRPPAALARVLAAGPLAMADAPVPAGRYAEAALRSLGVWSAVAPKIVRGDSVRAALTLVERGAAPLGIVYATDARASSNVRIAGVFPARSHPPITYPVARLAASRNPEGEGFRRFLISRPGKAIFAGYGFTPR comes from the coding sequence ATGATCCGTTCCCTGCTGCTCCTGTCGCTCGCGATCGCCGCGCCCGCGGCGGCGCAGCGCAAGCCGCCGCTGGTACTCGCCGCCGCCAGCCTTCAGGAATCGATGAACGCCGCCGCCGACGCCTGGGCGAAACAGGGCCATCCGCGCCCCGTCGTCTCCTTCGCCGCCTCCTCGGCGCTGGCGCGGCAAATCGAGGCGGGCGGTGCCGCCGATCTGTTCGTCTCCGCCGATCAGGAGTGGATGGACGCGCTCGCCGCCAAGCGGCTGATCGTCGCGAGCAGCCGCGTCACCTTCCTCGGCAACCGCCTCGTCGTCGTCGCGGCGAAGGGCAATCCGGTCCGTATCCCCGTCCGCCCGCCCGCCGCGCTGGCACGGGTGCTCGCCGCCGGGCCGCTGGCGATGGCCGACGCGCCGGTCCCCGCCGGCCGCTACGCCGAGGCGGCGCTGCGCAGCCTCGGCGTGTGGAGCGCGGTCGCCCCCAAGATCGTGCGCGGCGACAGCGTCCGCGCTGCCCTGACGCTGGTCGAGCGCGGCGCCGCGCCGCTCGGCATCGTCTACGCCACCGATGCGAGGGCGTCGTCAAATGTGCGTATCGCCGGCGTCTTCCCGGCGCGCAGTCATCCGCCGATCACCTATCCCGTCGCTCGCCTCGCCGCCTCGCGCAATCCGGAAGGGGAGGGCTTCCGCCGCTTCCTGATCAGCCGCCCCGGTAAGGCGATCTTCGCCGGCTACGGATTCACCCCGCGCTGA
- a CDS encoding glycosyltransferase — protein sequence MSQHPVFYDASGRRKRRFTLGVLAFVVLVILAVAVFAVSIGAVPAAPLLPVDVERPVLRRLAPPHGVIRRAKRGLNYYAGELLGTGRGKDAAANPNLAIAFHTPWDPSSAASLERHVEQLDWVIPGWVSVTGADHHLTVFRDTAGRAILNRAVHRPVVIPMIQNATNGTWDGAGTAALLADPKARAAFLDRLIPWLAANGAGGAFFDLEDLPASAQANYRTFLGEAQRRFAPRGWSVSIAAPVANPDWNLPAYARVTDKIFLMAYDEHETSGPAGPIASQHWFAETVANAARGIPAAKLVVAIGSYAYDWHDGSGDPLGVEEAWQAARDSGTMPAFDRASGNSSFAYSEGGTRHVVWLLDAASAYNQIEMLHRAGVGSVALWRLGSEDPGLWSLFGRDHRTLPPPSAIDAIPAGTNVDIEGAGEILKIAATPVPGARHAVAGPGGAITDVRFDRLPKAYEVDRTGYRKTQLALTFDDGPDRTWTPQILDVLKQKHVAATFFIVGENALTQRSLLQRMVAEGHEIGSHTYTHPNLATVSPGQVWFELNATQRLFQAFTGHSLRFFRAPYFGDAEPSTADEIEPALQAQERGYVSVGLHVDPGDWKRPGVQQIIDATIARVTSGPDHCDEDSDADCSRNVILLHDAGGNRAETVAALPVIIDRLRALGYQFVPVSTLAGLSRHAAMPPISASDQLAANVDLGLFTMLGAMAIGLRWLFAIAIAIGILRALALSALALIQARREGRTVFPRIDPDRFVTVLIPAYNEERVIERAVRGVLASTDVRIEVIVIDDGSKDATSAIVAATFADDPRVRLLTLENGGKARALNTGLELAKGEIVIALDADTQFEPTTIARLARWFDDPQLGAVAGNAKVGNRVNLVTKWQALEYITAQNLERRAFARLNAITVVPGAVGAWRLAAIRAVGGYPHDTLAEDQDLTIAIQRAGWRVQYDQYAIAWTEAPETFRALAKQRFRWAFGTLQCLWKHRSAIGRSAPRGLGWVGLPQAIVFQILLAAISPIIDLALLVSFFVTYLDIQAHGWAQTSHDVYTMLGFWLVFTAIDLLAATIAFALERREKWRLLWLLIPQRIGYRQIMYYVVLKAIAQALRGPMVGWGKLQRTGRVSAT from the coding sequence ATGTCTCAACATCCCGTGTTCTATGACGCCAGCGGGCGGCGCAAGCGGCGCTTCACGCTCGGCGTCCTCGCGTTCGTCGTGCTGGTCATCCTCGCGGTCGCGGTGTTCGCGGTGTCGATCGGCGCCGTCCCCGCGGCGCCGCTGCTGCCGGTGGACGTCGAGCGCCCGGTGCTGCGCCGGCTCGCCCCCCCGCACGGCGTCATCCGTCGCGCCAAGCGTGGCCTCAATTATTACGCCGGCGAGCTGCTCGGCACCGGCCGGGGCAAGGATGCGGCGGCCAACCCCAACCTCGCCATCGCCTTCCACACCCCCTGGGACCCGTCGAGCGCCGCCAGCCTCGAACGCCATGTCGAACAGCTCGACTGGGTGATCCCCGGCTGGGTCTCGGTCACCGGCGCCGATCATCACCTCACCGTGTTCCGCGACACCGCCGGCCGCGCCATCCTCAACCGCGCCGTGCATCGCCCGGTCGTCATCCCGATGATCCAGAATGCGACCAACGGCACCTGGGACGGCGCCGGCACCGCCGCGCTGCTCGCCGACCCGAAAGCGCGCGCGGCCTTTCTCGACCGGCTGATTCCGTGGCTGGCGGCGAACGGCGCCGGCGGCGCCTTCTTCGATCTCGAGGACCTGCCGGCAAGCGCGCAGGCGAATTATCGCACCTTCCTCGGCGAGGCGCAGCGCCGCTTCGCGCCGCGTGGCTGGAGTGTGTCGATCGCCGCGCCGGTCGCCAATCCCGACTGGAACCTGCCCGCCTACGCCCGGGTCACCGACAAGATCTTCCTGATGGCCTATGACGAGCACGAGACGAGCGGCCCCGCCGGTCCGATCGCCTCGCAGCATTGGTTCGCCGAGACCGTCGCCAATGCGGCGCGCGGCATCCCCGCCGCCAAGCTCGTCGTCGCGATCGGCTCCTACGCCTATGACTGGCACGACGGCAGCGGCGACCCGCTCGGCGTCGAGGAGGCGTGGCAGGCGGCGCGCGATTCGGGGACGATGCCCGCCTTCGATCGCGCCAGCGGCAACAGCAGCTTCGCCTATAGCGAGGGCGGCACCCGCCACGTCGTCTGGCTGCTCGACGCCGCCTCCGCCTATAACCAGATCGAGATGCTGCACCGCGCCGGCGTCGGCAGCGTCGCTTTGTGGCGGCTGGGCTCGGAGGACCCGGGCCTGTGGTCGCTGTTCGGCCGCGATCACCGCACCTTGCCGCCGCCCTCGGCGATCGACGCCATCCCCGCCGGCACCAACGTCGACATCGAGGGCGCGGGCGAGATCCTCAAGATCGCCGCCACCCCCGTGCCCGGCGCGCGCCATGCGGTGGCGGGGCCGGGTGGCGCGATCACCGACGTGCGCTTCGATCGCCTGCCCAAGGCCTATGAGGTCGATCGTACCGGCTATCGCAAGACCCAGCTCGCGCTGACCTTCGACGACGGTCCCGATCGCACCTGGACGCCGCAGATCCTCGACGTGCTCAAGCAGAAGCACGTCGCCGCCACCTTCTTCATCGTCGGCGAGAATGCGCTGACGCAGCGTTCGCTGCTCCAGCGGATGGTCGCCGAGGGGCATGAGATCGGCAGCCACACCTATACCCACCCGAACCTCGCCACCGTCTCGCCGGGGCAGGTGTGGTTCGAGCTCAACGCGACGCAGCGCCTGTTCCAGGCGTTCACCGGCCATTCGCTGCGCTTCTTCCGCGCGCCCTATTTCGGCGACGCCGAACCCTCCACCGCGGACGAGATCGAGCCGGCTCTGCAGGCGCAGGAACGCGGCTACGTCTCGGTCGGCCTGCACGTCGATCCCGGCGACTGGAAGCGGCCGGGCGTCCAGCAGATCATCGACGCCACCATCGCCCGGGTGACCAGCGGCCCCGACCATTGCGACGAGGATTCGGATGCGGATTGCAGCCGCAACGTCATCCTGCTCCACGACGCCGGCGGCAATCGCGCCGAGACGGTCGCGGCGTTGCCGGTGATCATCGATCGGCTGCGCGCGCTCGGCTATCAGTTCGTGCCGGTGTCGACGCTCGCCGGCCTGTCGCGCCATGCCGCGATGCCGCCGATCAGCGCCAGCGACCAGCTCGCCGCCAATGTCGATCTCGGCCTGTTCACCATGCTCGGCGCGATGGCGATCGGCCTGCGCTGGCTGTTCGCGATCGCGATCGCGATCGGCATCCTGCGCGCACTGGCGCTCTCCGCGCTGGCGCTGATCCAGGCGCGGCGCGAGGGGCGCACCGTCTTCCCGCGCATCGACCCCGACCGCTTCGTCACCGTGCTCATCCCCGCCTATAACGAGGAGCGCGTCATCGAACGCGCGGTGCGCGGCGTGCTCGCCTCCACCGACGTGCGGATCGAGGTGATCGTGATCGACGACGGTTCGAAGGATGCGACCTCCGCGATCGTCGCCGCCACCTTCGCCGACGATCCCCGCGTCCGCCTGCTGACGCTGGAGAATGGCGGCAAGGCGCGCGCGCTCAACACCGGACTGGAGCTGGCCAAGGGCGAGATCGTCATCGCGCTCGACGCCGACACCCAGTTCGAGCCGACGACGATCGCCCGCCTCGCGCGCTGGTTCGACGATCCGCAGCTTGGCGCGGTCGCCGGCAACGCCAAGGTCGGCAACCGGGTCAACCTCGTCACCAAATGGCAGGCGCTCGAATATATCACCGCGCAGAACCTCGAACGCCGCGCCTTCGCCCGCCTGAACGCGATCACCGTCGTACCCGGCGCGGTCGGCGCGTGGCGGCTGGCGGCGATCCGCGCGGTGGGCGGCTATCCGCACGACACGCTGGCGGAGGATCAGGACCTCACCATCGCGATCCAGCGCGCCGGCTGGCGCGTGCAATATGACCAATATGCGATCGCCTGGACCGAGGCGCCCGAGACGTTCCGCGCGCTCGCCAAGCAGCGGTTCCGCTGGGCGTTCGGCACGCTGCAATGCCTGTGGAAGCATCGCTCGGCGATCGGCCGCAGTGCCCCGCGCGGGCTCGGCTGGGTCGGCCTGCCGCAGGCGATCGTCTTCCAGATCCTGCTCGCCGCGATCAGCCCGATCATCGATCTGGCGCTGCTCGTCAGCTTCTTCGTCACCTATCTCGACATCCAGGCGCACGGCTGGGCGCAGACCAGCCACGACGTCTATACGATGCTCGGCTTCTGGCTGGTGTTCACCGCGATCGACCTGCTCGCCGCGACGATCGCCTTCGCGCTCGAACGCCGCGAGAAATGGCGCCTGCTCTGGCTGCTGATCCCGCAACGGATCGGCTATCGCCAGATCATGTATTACGTCGTGCTGAAGGCGATAGCCCAGGCGCTGCGCGGCCCGATGGTCGGCTGGGGCAAGCTCCAGCGCACCGGCCGGGTGAGCGCGACGTGA
- a CDS encoding quinone oxidoreductase family protein, translated as MSERVARITRTGGPEVIEWVDADLPPPAPGEVRMRHHAVGLNYIDTYHRSGVYPVELPAGLGSEAAGVVEAVGDGVEGFAVGDRVGTFGPARGAYATARNVAAQQLLHLPDDVDDETAAALLLKGCTTECLADRCARVQPGQTVLVWAAAGGVGQLLVGWLKAIGATVIGTAGSADKAEHARAAGADRVILHRDEDVAARVRALTDGDGVAVVFDGVGKATWDATLAATARRGLIVSYGNAGGPVTGVALGTLAAKGSLFVTRPTLFDYYVTAEERRAGVDRVFAMLRRGAIRPHIGQRFALEQAADAHRALEAGDTHGSTVLVVPHR; from the coding sequence ATGAGCGAACGCGTAGCACGCATCACCCGCACCGGCGGGCCCGAGGTGATCGAATGGGTCGACGCCGACCTGCCGCCGCCCGCCCCCGGCGAGGTGCGGATGCGCCACCACGCGGTCGGCCTCAACTATATCGATACCTATCACCGCAGCGGCGTCTATCCGGTCGAGCTGCCCGCCGGCCTCGGCAGCGAGGCGGCGGGCGTGGTCGAGGCGGTCGGCGACGGCGTCGAGGGCTTTGCGGTCGGCGATCGCGTCGGCACCTTCGGACCGGCGCGCGGCGCGTACGCCACCGCGCGCAACGTCGCCGCGCAGCAGCTTCTCCACCTGCCCGACGACGTCGACGACGAGACCGCGGCGGCGTTGCTGCTCAAGGGCTGCACCACCGAATGCCTGGCCGATCGCTGCGCGCGGGTGCAGCCCGGGCAGACAGTGCTGGTCTGGGCGGCGGCCGGCGGCGTCGGCCAGCTGCTGGTCGGCTGGCTGAAGGCGATCGGCGCGACGGTGATCGGCACCGCGGGCAGTGCCGACAAGGCCGAGCACGCACGTGCCGCCGGTGCCGACCGCGTCATCCTCCACCGCGACGAGGATGTCGCCGCGCGGGTCCGCGCGCTGACCGACGGCGATGGCGTCGCGGTGGTCTTCGACGGCGTCGGCAAGGCGACGTGGGACGCGACGCTCGCCGCCACCGCACGGCGCGGGCTGATCGTCAGTTACGGCAATGCCGGCGGGCCGGTCACCGGCGTCGCGCTCGGCACGCTCGCCGCCAAGGGCTCGCTGTTCGTCACCCGCCCGACGCTGTTCGACTATTACGTCACCGCCGAGGAGCGCCGCGCCGGCGTCGACCGCGTCTTCGCGATGCTGCGCCGCGGCGCGATCCGCCCGCACATCGGCCAGCGCTTCGCGCTCGAACAGGCCGCCGACGCGCATCGCGCGCTCGAAGCCGGCGACACGCACGGCAGCACGGTGCTGGTCGTGCCGCACCGATAG
- a CDS encoding spermidine synthase yields the protein MTPRELIDTAPVPGGEPLRLFRRGGDYMIVLDRNELMNSRMSGSEEALATMTIDRLAGRAAPHLLVGGYGMGFTLRAALAALGPQARVTVAELVPQIVDWARGPMAALTAGCLDDPRVAVTFADVAEVIAATPRTYDAILLDVDNGPDGLVRAANDRLYAARGLAAARAALTPGGVLAIWSAAKDAAFARRLREGGFAVDEVTVRARSNGKGAMHTIWFAVPR from the coding sequence ATGACGCCACGCGAATTGATCGACACCGCCCCGGTCCCCGGCGGCGAGCCGCTGCGCCTGTTCCGCCGCGGCGGCGACTATATGATCGTGCTCGACCGCAACGAGCTGATGAACAGCCGGATGAGCGGCTCCGAAGAGGCGCTGGCGACGATGACGATCGACCGGCTCGCCGGCCGGGCCGCGCCGCATCTGCTCGTCGGCGGCTATGGCATGGGCTTCACGCTGCGCGCCGCGCTCGCCGCGCTCGGCCCGCAGGCGCGGGTCACCGTCGCCGAACTCGTGCCGCAGATCGTCGACTGGGCGCGCGGGCCGATGGCGGCGCTGACCGCCGGCTGTCTCGACGATCCGCGCGTCGCCGTCACCTTCGCCGATGTCGCCGAGGTGATCGCCGCGACGCCGCGGACCTATGACGCGATCCTGCTCGACGTCGACAACGGCCCCGACGGGCTGGTCCGCGCCGCCAACGACCGGCTGTATGCGGCACGCGGCCTCGCCGCGGCGCGCGCGGCGCTGACCCCCGGCGGGGTTCTCGCCATATGGTCCGCCGCGAAGGACGCCGCCTTCGCCCGCCGCCTGCGCGAGGGCGGCTTCGCCGTCGACGAGGTCACCGTCCGCGCGCGCAGCAACGGCAAGGGCGCGATGCACACGATCTGGTTCGCCGTGCCGCGCTGA
- a CDS encoding DUF6481 family protein: MSAYKPQTFQERAALSAQAKQAALEKLRAKPPLDPAVVAARVAAAEAKEAALAKARADKQAAREQAIAEKKAAAEAAALAAAEAAAKAKPKMPTEAEMKAARDARYAARKQRAGKK; encoded by the coding sequence ATGTCAGCCTACAAGCCCCAGACGTTCCAAGAGCGCGCCGCGCTGTCCGCCCAAGCCAAGCAGGCGGCGTTGGAGAAGCTGCGCGCCAAGCCGCCGCTCGACCCGGCCGTGGTGGCCGCCCGCGTCGCCGCCGCCGAAGCCAAGGAAGCCGCGCTCGCGAAGGCGCGCGCCGACAAGCAGGCCGCGCGCGAACAGGCGATCGCGGAGAAGAAGGCCGCTGCCGAAGCCGCCGCGCTCGCAGCCGCCGAGGCCGCCGCGAAGGCCAAGCCCAAGATGCCGACCGAGGCCGAGATGAAGGCAGCGCGCGACGCCCGCTACGCCGCCCGCAAGCAGCGCGCGGGGAAGAAGTAA